In a genomic window of Telopea speciosissima isolate NSW1024214 ecotype Mountain lineage chromosome 5, Tspe_v1, whole genome shotgun sequence:
- the LOC122662744 gene encoding mitochondrial import inner membrane translocase subunit TIM44-2-like produces MGSRKLVRDFFLSKQLFSLQLKSYQTSNTRLRLLSENGLSGSRGFSVFNEFSKKVKGEVKSNTDFQQSVKELKEKAGELKEVKEELKVRTKQTAEQLYKRADSVWIEAESTAKKVTANVKEKISAATEEVKESLGIRQQESSGSSSTSAKSDAAAKDGDSTTSGKENSQQSESVDAKESLFGRFKSGVSSASPRVFAAFQKMKDAKVIDLAKKGYDTVKDELSGNPAKRRQVQNVASSASTGERSTRTDIVVVPTKQSKWGKKWGAFKTKMQGHPVFKRISGISEPVVTKGQEFAEDLRERWETSDHPVVHKIQDINETVFGETTAALCFKEIRRRDPSFSLPEFAAEVQEMIKPTLNAYLKGDVETLKKNCSPEVLERCKAEHRAYESQGIFFDNKILHISEVEVRETKLMGSTPIIIVAFQTQQIYCVRDRHGSITEGGKDTIHTVYYAWAMQQMDVEELGEGAYFPVWRLREMQQLGVQALI; encoded by the exons ATGGGTAGCAGAAAACTGGTGCGAGATTTCTTTCTGTCCAAGCAACTCTTTTCTCTGCAGCTAAAATCATACCAG ACTTCGAATACGCGGCTGCGATTGCTCTCGGAAAATGGACTTTCGGGTTCTCGTGGATTCAGTGTCTTCAATGAGTTCTCAAAGAAAGTAAAAGGAGAAGTTAAAAG TAATACGGATTTCCAACAGTCAGTAAAGGAACTTAAGGAGAAAGCAGGCGAGCTGAAGGAGGTGAAAGAAGAACTAAAAGTCAG AACGAAGCAGACGGCGGAGCAGTTGTACAAGCGTGCAGACAGCGTGTGGATAGAAGCTGAATCTACAGCGAAGAAG GTTACTGCCAATGTAAAGGAGAAGATTTCAGCTGCCACGGAAGAG GTCAAGGAGAGCCTTGGAATAAGACAACAAGAGTCATCTGGATCCTCCAGTACCTCAGCTAAATCTGATGCTGCTGCTAAGGATGGAGACAGTACTACATCTGGAAAAGAAAATTCCCAGCAATCCGAATCTGTTGATGCTAAAGAATCATTATTTGGCAGGTTTAAGTCCGGTGTTTCTTCTGCTTCTCCTAGGGTTTTTGCAGCCtttcaaaaaatgaaggatGCAAAGGTCATTGACTTAGCCAAGAAGGGCTATGACACAGTAAAAGATGAGTTAAGTGGTAACCCTGCTAAGAGAAGGCAAGTGCAAAATGTAGCTTCCTCTGCATCAACAGGAGAACGAAGTACGAGAACTGACATTGTTGTTGTACCCACCAAGCAGTCAAAGTGGGGTAAGAAGTGGGGAGCATTTAAAACGAAG ATGCAAGGTCATCCTGTATTCAAGCGCATAAGTGGGATCAGTGAGCCTGTTGTAACAAAGGGTCAGGAG TTTGCAGAGGACTTGCGGGAACGTTGGGAAACTAGTGATCATCCGGTTGTTCACAAAATACAAGA TATCAATGAAACAGTTTTTGGAGAAACAACAGCTGCATTATGTTTCAAGGAGATACGTCGTCGAGATCC GTCTTTTTCTTTACCGGAGTTTGCAGCTGAAGTTCAGGAAATGATCAAGCCAACCTTGAATGCTTATCTCAAG GGGGACGTGGAAACACTGAAGAAGAACTGTAGCCCTGAAGTGCTTGAGCGTTGTAAAGCAGAGCATAGAGCTTATGAAAGCCAGGGTATCTTCTTTGACAATAAG ATTTTACATATATCTGAGGTAGAAGTTAGAGAGACCAAACTTATGGGAAGCACTCCCATAATCATTGTAGCT TTTCAAACACAACAAATCTACTGTGTGCGAGATAGACATGGCTCCATAACAGAAGGGGGAAAG GATACAATTCACACTGTATACTACGCGTGGGCTATGCAGCAAATGGATGTAGAAGAGCTTGGGGAAGGTGCCTATTTCCCAGTGTGGAGGTTGAGAGAAATGCAGCAACTTGGTGTCCAGGCTCTCATCTAg
- the LOC122662756 gene encoding UPF0481 protein At3g47200-like: MEHCASIDIDLIRKKLSRSCNPSSTACIHRVDKRIRKMNEDAYTPDTISIGPYHRDVPKKNLQMQAMEDLKSRYVQALLDRTCERTSLEKYVKALKEIETKAREFYSDLITYEENFVEIMLFDGSFIIELLRKYSNVVKPDDNDPIFYSDLRRTRVVRDLLLLENQLPMLVLQTLFDLSKDPISDKLSLTELALHFFEGLIPEATHKYPPNNKIVTHNHLLDLLSYALEDSLPEVKEGGASSTVLEALPCVTELRHSGVMFNRSLDYGCLMDIKFSDGVFEIPQLCVDDYTDTFFRNLIAYEQHRYGGRNYITSYALLMDYLINSAEDVAFLRSRGIIKNHLGDDDKVSTLFNNLCNEISANHFCYDDLCVKVHEYYNSPYNKWKETLRRDYCNSPWTIISVIAAILLLLLTVWLAVFTALPVFNVHL, from the coding sequence CAACTGCTTGTATTCACAGAGTCGACAAAAGAATTCGCAAAATGAACGAAGATGCCTACACACCTGATACTATCTCGATCGGCCCTTACCACCGTGACGTTCCCAAGAAAAACTTGCAAATGCAAGCCATGGAAGACCTAAAATCGCGATACGTACAAGCACTTCTTGATCGAACATGTGAGAGAACCAGTTTGGAGAAATATGTGAAAGCTCTCAAAGAGATAGAAACTAAAGCTCGTGAGTTTTATTCAGATCTCATCACTTACGAAgaaaatttcgtcgaaattaTGCTTTTTGATGGATCGTTCATCATTGAATTATTGCGGAAATATTCAAATGTTGTTAAGCCAGATGATAATGATCCCATTTTCTATTCGGATTTAAGGAGAACAAGAGTTGTTCGTGATTTGTTGTTGCTTGAAAATCAATTACCAATGTTAGTTCTCCAAACGTTATTCGATCTAAGTAAAGATCCTATCTCTGATAAACTCTCACTGACCGAATTAGCTCTCCATTTCTTCGAGGGATTGATACCAGAAGCCACACACAAGTACCCTCCAAATAACAAGATCGTTACACACAACCATTTATTAGATCTGTTAAGTTATGCACTTGAGGATTCTCTTCCGGAGGTCAAGGAAGGAGGAGCATCAAGTACAGTATTAGAAGCTCTACCATGTGTGACGGAGCTCCGGCATTCCGGTGTTATGTTCAACCGGAGTCTTGATTATGGTTGCTTGATGGACATAAAGTTTAGTGATGGAGTATTTGAAATCCCTCAATTATGTGTTGATGACTACACAGATACATTTTTTCGGAACCTTATTGCTTACGAGCAACATCGTTATGGAGGTAGGAATTACATAACATCATATGCTCTCTTGATGGATTACCTTATTAATTCTGCTGAGGATGTTGCATTTCTTCGTAGTCGTGGAATTATTAAGAATCATTTGGGTGATGATGATAAGGTATCTACTCTATTTAACAATCTCTGCAATGAAATTTCTGCTAATCATTTCTGTTATGATGATCTTTGTGTCAAAGTTCATGAATATTATAACTCACCTTATAACAAATGGAAAGAGACATTGAGGCGTGATTATTGTAATAGTCCATGGACGATCATTTCAGTGATTGCAGCAATTCTATTACTTCTTCTCACTGTCTGGCTTGCTGTATTTACTGCACTGCCTGTCTTCAATGTTCATTTATAA